From Cucumis melo cultivar AY chromosome 3, USDA_Cmelo_AY_1.0, whole genome shotgun sequence:
tttttttgtttcttttttcttctctttcattcAATCATATTTCAAGCATCCTTCCTCTAAGCATAGCTTCTGCCTTCCTCACCTGTCTCACCGATCCGATGATGAGTACCTACATAAAACAACAATAACTTTGAAGCAAGCGGAATGAGCCccgtttgtttgtttgtttgtggGTTTTTCAAAGAACTTGAAAAGAGTAGTTGAGTTTTAGTCAAGGCTGTGGGATTTGAAGCAAATGGAGAAGAATACAGGAACTATCTTCCCAGGAAATTTTAAAGAACAGCATCAAATTTTTAGGCTTTGTGGCGGTTTGTTTTGAAGTGATGAGAAGAGACTAACCTTGTCCGGTGGGCCCTTAGCACCGCCAATGAGAATTTCCGCACtgcatttaaagaaaaaaatacaaggTGAGAAACAATGGAAATGATGTTCTTTTTAGCCTAAAAGATATAAATGAAGTTGAAAGGATATTGACGGTAAGGAATTACTTGCAAGATTCTTTTATTGACAAAATTGAGGCTCCCCTCCTACCAATTACGCGACCCATCATTCCATGAGGAACATCTAAGACTGAAAGAATTTCTTCTTCAGGAGCATTTCCCTCTTTTACAAGGTTATCTGAAAAACACGTTAAACCAATATAAATGATTAATTGACTGAGACCATGAAACAAAAGGTTTTAGACGCATCAAAATTTAGAATagttgtcttttttctttttctttaaagatATGAAATGAAACGTAGTCTAAGAACCCCTAAACATAGAAATCCTAAACCATATGTGcaaataataattaaacatataatAAAACATCAATGAATTTTAAGATATTTGATGTTCAGAGAAGATTCCAGCAGTAGTTGGATAATTGAAGGAAACACGGTAAGCCAACGTTTCTCACATGGCTAAATGgcctttttaaattttgaacccCAATACCAATGGTGTTATCATAACATAAAAGAAGCCAACAATAAGGAAAAACTACGGGGAAACCATTGTGAAGAACTGTACATGTTGAAAAGTATgcaattatatattttttttataagaaagtatgcaattatatttaactaactTAACATATAGAGCGTTCGATTTAGTATTATTCCAATTATATGAAAATAGTAAACATGGTAAGGTGTGTTCTTAAAGAAAACCTGGAACGGAAGGGAGAGGAGGCCAGTCGGCATATCCATTATCACTGATGCAAAAACAGCGACAGTACAAAGCACCACGCACTGCAAGATACCACAGCGATTGATGATTCAATTTCTCCATCATCTTGTGATAGATGTAAAGCAGAAAGCGTACATCATCCGCAGCTGCACGGACCATTAATTCAGACATTGGTCTATAGGTCCAAAACTTGGGGTCctgtaaaatataaatttagaaTTTCGGTTTTATGCAAAGATACAGGAAACTTGCGGAACAATTATACTATACCTGCATATTAATATTATGATAAGATGACATTTGCATCTTATCATGTTACGGTCATAATTATACTATACCTGCTGCATATTAATTATCTTTGTAACACATGTCATTTTTGTTGACTAAAAAGACTTGAGATGTCTCTACGTTATATTTATACTTGTGTTACTCCAAAATAAGGCTATTACATTTATGAATCAAGCACATCTGACCTACAAAGCACCCCATCACGAAAAACAATGCTTAATATGTAGAACCACAGAAATTCTTGCTTAGATACAATATTCTCCACAGCAATAAAAACTATGACAAAACTAACCTTTCTAAGTAAGAGCCGGACCTCTTCCTTCTCCACATAGGACACACCTACATTTAAGCGTGAGGATTAAATACAGGTTAGTCGCAGAATAAATGGCATGCTGGCAGCATTAGCAGCAAAACGGATTAAGTCTTAAAATAAAAGGCTAACGCATTCCACATAACAAAAGCTTATCAATTTCACCAGTGATAATAAGAATTTGACGTAGATTCTTTACTGCTCTTTTCAGAAAATTTTGATAGTTCAAATAGCAAGCCAAACAATTTATATCCTACATACAAAtagtaaaggaaaaaaaaaggaaatacaCGTGGAGAGGAATTTAATGTTCACTTCAAATAAAAAAGTAGAAGGGAGATGagatcaaaaaaaaaaaaaaaaaaaatcaaacacaaGGTATGAGGAAGTGGTATGGAGCCCAACGAGCTAGGAACactgtttttaattttttttccctaTACTTCTAATCAAAAAAATGGCGTTTTCCTTTTTCACCAAAAAATACTACTATCGGCACTTTCAAATCTACACACGTACAATTTGAACTGAAAATCTGCAATCCCCACAAGCAACTCCAACATGCTGAAGAAAGACCAATAAACTTTCATATTGATGAAGGAAGAACAGAATGAATGTGAAGGATATCTATCATCTGTCAACAACATATCTCTGAGGTCGCAAATTTGCAATTGCAAATCATGGTTTCTTATTTAATCCAGTCACTAGCATTTGTATTTGAAAAGGTCAACCAGTAAAAGGCCACATATTAAGGCACTTTTACTTTGAAAACTGCGCCAAAATTTGTTCTCATAAATTATCTAACAAGAGATTCAGCAAGGATTTACAAGAACATTGCAGTGAATT
This genomic window contains:
- the LOC103487800 gene encoding uncharacterized protein LOC103487800 isoform X1; translation: MANTPPSHQTCIPLPSDSGENQTDPEANATLVPIHIVTHVSQLPKEFVEPSAEKPLVVGFDCEGVDLCRHGNLCVMQIAFPDAVYLVDAVQGGEELVKVCKPALESKYVTKVIHDCKRDSEALYFQFGIKLNNVIDTQIAYSLLEEQEGRTKTPDNYISFVSLLADSRYCGVSYVEKEEVRLLLRKDPKFWTYRPMSELMVRAAADDVRFLLYIYHKMMEKLNHQSLWYLAVRGALYCRCFCISDNGYADWPPLPSVPDNLVKEGNAPEEEILSVLDVPHGMMGRVIGRRGASILSIKESCNAEILIGGAKGPPDKVLIIGSVRQVRKAEAMLRGRMLEI
- the LOC103487800 gene encoding uncharacterized protein LOC103487800 isoform X2 → MANTPPSHQTCIPLPSDSGENQTDPEANATLVPIHIVTHVSQLPKEFVEPSAEKPLVVGFDCEGVDLCRHGNLCVMQIAFPDAVYLVDAVQGGEELVKVCKPALESKYVTKVIHDCKRDSEALYFQFGIKLNNVIDTQVIINCVSYVEKEEVRLLLRKDPKFWTYRPMSELMVRAAADDVRFLLYIYHKMMEKLNHQSLWYLAVRGALYCRCFCISDNGYADWPPLPSVPDNLVKEGNAPEEEILSVLDVPHGMMGRVIGRRGASILSIKESCNAEILIGGAKGPPDKVLIIGSVRQVRKAEAMLRGRMLEI